The Rhododendron vialii isolate Sample 1 chromosome 5a, ASM3025357v1 genome contains a region encoding:
- the LOC131325918 gene encoding transcription factor RAX2-like, whose protein sequence is MGRAPCCDKTQVKRGPWSPEEDYTLKKYIHTFGTGGNWIALPQKAGLKRCGKSCRLRWLNYLRPDIKHGGFTEEEDNIILTLYNTIGSRWSVIASHLPGRTDNDVKNYWNSKLKKKLLALNTSQAINFGSTAPVSPFVPELDNYHHYYGNNSDIVSNMNYYQQNLVLPEEMLVSNPAQASGIPSLMEEVPDQVAGPCEEASSISAFGDEYRVWSGNGGVEDDGFLTGLIGSGFSDTNHLLNGIDSQEKTSGVYPNLANTLI, encoded by the exons ATGGGGAGAGCACCTTGTTGTGACAAAACCCAGGTGAAGAGAGGCCCATGGTCTCCTGAAGAGGACTACACTCTCAAGAAATATATTCACACATTTGGCACTGGTGGCAATTGGATTGCTCTGCCTCAAAAagcag GACTCAAGCGCTGCGGCAAGAGTTGTCGTCTGAGATGGCTCAACTATCTCAGGCCAGACATCAAGCATGGAGGTTTCACTGAAGAGGAAGATAACATCATTTTGACTCTATATAACACTATAGGAAGCAG GTGGTCAGTCATAGCTTCTCACTTGCCGGGAAGAACAGACAACGATGTGAAGAACTACTGGAACTCCAAGCTGAAGAAGAAGCTACTGGCACTAAACACTAGCCAAGCCATAAATTTCGGCTCAACCGCGCCCGTATCGCCATTCGTGCCTGAACTCGACAATTACCATCACTATTATGGTAATAATTCAGATATTGTTTCCAACATGAATTATTATCAGCAAAACCTAGTCCTTCCAGAGGAGATGCTGGTTTCGAACCCGGCTCAAGCCTCCGGTATTCCAAGCCTCATGGAAGAAGTTCCAGATCAAGTTGCAGGCCCATGCGAAGAAGCTTCGAGCATTTCGGCTTTCGGAGACGAATATCGGGTTTGGTCCGGTAATGGAGGAGTTGAAGATGATGGGTTCTTAACAGGTTTGATAGGGTCTGGTTTTTCAGACACTAATCATCTTCTTAATGGCATTGATTCTCAGGAGAAAACCAGTGGGGTTTATCCAAATTTAGCTAACACCCTGATCTAA